The proteins below come from a single Melitaea cinxia chromosome 9, ilMelCinx1.1, whole genome shotgun sequence genomic window:
- the LOC123656380 gene encoding phosphopantothenoylcysteine decarboxylase, with product MAENSFNVLIGITGSVAAIKLPILIKSILDLNKKDQKYDFKVKVICTERSKHFIKENEIKDFSCLHDDAFEWSSWQGRGDPVVHIDLGKWANMMVIAPLDANSLAKISLGICDNLLTCTVRAWDMSKPLLFCPAMNTRMWNHPITSKQIATLKEWGYKEIPPINKKLMCGDTGVGAMAEVDTIVQKIKSIAEKLYESRQQN from the exons atggcGGAAAACTCATTTAACGTTCTTATTGGTATAACAGGAAGTGTGGCTGCGATAAAACTGCCCATACTCATCAAAAGTATTCTGGACTTAAACAAGAAAGatcaaaaatatgattttaag gttaAGGTTATATGCACAGAGCGTTCTAAACATTTCATTAAGGAAAacgaaataaaagatttttcttGTTTGCATGACGATGCTTTTGAATGGAGTAGTTGGCAAGGTAGAGGAGACCCCGTAGTTCACATTGATTTAGGGAAATGGGCTAATATGATGGTTATTGCACCTCTAGATGCCAATTCGTTGGCTAAAATATCTctg gGTATTTGTGACAATCTCTTAACCTGCACTGTGAGAGCGTGGGATATGTCAAAGCCTTTACTCTTCTGTCCGGCAATGAACACCAGAATGTGGAATCATCCGATCACATCTAAACAAATAGCAACACTGAAGGAATGGGGCTATAAGGAGATACCTCCGATAAATAAGAAACTCATGTGCGGCGATACTGGTGTGGGAGCCATGGCTGAAGTTGATACTATAGTGcagaaaattaaaagtatagCTGAGAAATTATATGAAAGTAgacaacaaaattga